From the genome of Nicotiana sylvestris chromosome 2, ASM39365v2, whole genome shotgun sequence, one region includes:
- the LOC104247865 gene encoding ER lumen protein-retaining receptor A — MNIFRLAGDMTHLISVLVLLLKIYATKSCSGISLKTQELYAIVFLARYLDLFSDFISLYNTVMKLVFIGSSLAIVWCMRYHRVVRRSYDRELDTFRYWILVGACFALALVLHEKFTFQELFWAFSIYLEAVAILPQLVLLQRSGNVDNLTGQYVFFLGAYRAFYILNWIYRYLTEPRFTRWISCVSGLVQTALYADFFYYYFISWKNNAKLQLPA; from the exons ATGAATATCTTCAGATTGGCGGGGGACATGACACATTTGATTAGTGTCTTAGTTCTCCTCCTCAAAATCTACGCGACCAAATCATGCTCAG GAATATCATTGAAGACACAGGAGTTATATGCTATCGTGTTCTTGGCTCGGTATCTGGATTTGTTCAGTGACTTCATATCTCTTTACAACACTGTGATGAAACTGGTTTTTATTGGAAGCTCTTTGGCAATTGTCTGGTGTATGAGGTACCACCGGGTTGTCAGGCGCTCATATGACCGTGAGCTAGATACTTTTCGTTACTGGATTCTTGTTGGAGCGTGTTTCGCTTTGGCGCTTGTTCTTCATGAGAAGTTTACCTTTCAGGAG CTGTTTTGGGCTTTCTCAATATACCTGGAGGCAGTTGCCATTCTTCCCCAGTTGGTACTCTTGCAAAGAAGTGGAAACGTTGATAATCTGACTGGCCAATATGTGTTCTTCCTTGG GGCCTATCGTGCATTTTACATCTTAAACTGGATTTACCGCTATTTGACAGAGCCGCGTTTCACTAGATGGATAT CTTGCGTCTCTGGTCTTGTCCAGACGGCCCTTTATGCAGATTTCTTTTATTATTACTTCATCAG TTGGAAAAATAATGCCAAGCTTCAACTGCCAGCATGA
- the LOC104247864 gene encoding dihydroorotase, mitochondrial isoform X1: MLASKGAVVSDSRVMMRTLFSPCNISHISVISFGRKSSSKAFSAKMELSITRPDDWHLHLRDGDVLKTVVSHSAHHFGRAIVMPNLKPPITTTAAAVAYREAILKSLPANSDFSPLMTLYLTDTTSPLEIKLARESQVVFGVKLYPAGATTNSQDGVTDLFGKCLPVLQEMVEHNMPLLVHGEVTNPEVDIFDREKVFIEMVLSPLVQKFPRLKVVMEHVTTMDAVKFVESCTEGNVAATVTPQHLVLNRNSLFQGGLQPHNYCLPVLKREIHRQALVSAVTSGSKRFFLGTDSAPHDRRKKECSCGCAGIYNAPVALSAYAKVFEQANALDKLEAFTSFNGPDFYGLPRNNSKIKLSKTPWKVPESFSYASGDIVPMFAGEMLDWLPSPL; encoded by the exons ATGCTGGCTTCTAAGGGAGCAGTTGTCTCAGATTCTAGAGTGATGATGAGGACCTTATTCTCCCCCTGCAAT ATTTCACATATATCAGTTATTAGCTTTGGACGGAAAAGCTCGTCAAAAGCCTTTAGTGCAAAAATGGAGCTCTCAATCACACGACCTGATGATTGGCATCTTCATCTTCGTGATGGTGACGTTCTTAAGACAGTTGTCTCGCACAG TGCACATCACTTTGGGAGGGCTATAGTTATGCCAAATTTGAAGCCTCCTATCACGACCACCGCCGCTGCTGTAGCATACCGGGAAGCGATATTGAAATCTTTGCCTGCCAATAGTGATTTCAGTCCTCTTATGACACTTTATTTAACAGATACAACCAGTCCTCTTGAAATCAAACTAGCAA GAGAGAGCCAGGTCGTATTTGGGGTGAAGTTATATCCTGCTGGTGCCACGACAAATTCACAAGATGGAGTGACTGATCTCTTCGGGAAGTGTTTACCAGTTCTACAGGAAATGGTTGAGCATAATATGCCTCTGCTG GTTCATGGAGAGGTTACAAATCCtgaggttgacatttttgatcGAGAAAAAGTATTCATTGAAATGGTTCTAAGCCCTTTGGTTCAGAAATTTCCACGATTGAAGGTCGTGATGGAGCATGTTACCACCATGGATGCTGTAAAGTTTGTTGAATCTTGCACTGAAG GAAATGTTGCAGCGACTGTCACCCCACAGCATCTTGTTTTGAACAGGAATTCTCTCTTCCAAGGGGGCTTGCAACCGCATAATTACTGCCTTCCAGTGCTCAAAAGAGAGATCCACA GGCAGGCTCTTGTGTCAGCTGTAACAAGTGGAAGTAAAAGATTTTTTCTTGGGACTGACAGCGCTCCTCATGATAGACGAAAGAAAGAATGTTCTTGCGGGTGTGCTGGTATTTACAATGCTCCTGTAGCCTTATCAGCATATGCGAAGGTGTTTGAACAG GCAAATGCACTTGACAAGCTCGAAGCATTTACTAGCTTCAACGGACCAGATTTCTATGGGCTTCCCAGGAACAACTCAAAGATTAAGTTGAGCAAGACGCCATGGAAGGTGCCCGAATCCTTTTCCTATGCATCGGGAGATATCGTTCCCATGTTTGCTGGTGAAATGCTCGACTGGTTGCCCTCTCCTCTCtga
- the LOC104247864 gene encoding dihydroorotase, mitochondrial isoform X2, translating into MELSITRPDDWHLHLRDGDVLKTVVSHSAHHFGRAIVMPNLKPPITTTAAAVAYREAILKSLPANSDFSPLMTLYLTDTTSPLEIKLARESQVVFGVKLYPAGATTNSQDGVTDLFGKCLPVLQEMVEHNMPLLVHGEVTNPEVDIFDREKVFIEMVLSPLVQKFPRLKVVMEHVTTMDAVKFVESCTEGNVAATVTPQHLVLNRNSLFQGGLQPHNYCLPVLKREIHRQALVSAVTSGSKRFFLGTDSAPHDRRKKECSCGCAGIYNAPVALSAYAKVFEQANALDKLEAFTSFNGPDFYGLPRNNSKIKLSKTPWKVPESFSYASGDIVPMFAGEMLDWLPSPL; encoded by the exons ATGGAGCTCTCAATCACACGACCTGATGATTGGCATCTTCATCTTCGTGATGGTGACGTTCTTAAGACAGTTGTCTCGCACAG TGCACATCACTTTGGGAGGGCTATAGTTATGCCAAATTTGAAGCCTCCTATCACGACCACCGCCGCTGCTGTAGCATACCGGGAAGCGATATTGAAATCTTTGCCTGCCAATAGTGATTTCAGTCCTCTTATGACACTTTATTTAACAGATACAACCAGTCCTCTTGAAATCAAACTAGCAA GAGAGAGCCAGGTCGTATTTGGGGTGAAGTTATATCCTGCTGGTGCCACGACAAATTCACAAGATGGAGTGACTGATCTCTTCGGGAAGTGTTTACCAGTTCTACAGGAAATGGTTGAGCATAATATGCCTCTGCTG GTTCATGGAGAGGTTACAAATCCtgaggttgacatttttgatcGAGAAAAAGTATTCATTGAAATGGTTCTAAGCCCTTTGGTTCAGAAATTTCCACGATTGAAGGTCGTGATGGAGCATGTTACCACCATGGATGCTGTAAAGTTTGTTGAATCTTGCACTGAAG GAAATGTTGCAGCGACTGTCACCCCACAGCATCTTGTTTTGAACAGGAATTCTCTCTTCCAAGGGGGCTTGCAACCGCATAATTACTGCCTTCCAGTGCTCAAAAGAGAGATCCACA GGCAGGCTCTTGTGTCAGCTGTAACAAGTGGAAGTAAAAGATTTTTTCTTGGGACTGACAGCGCTCCTCATGATAGACGAAAGAAAGAATGTTCTTGCGGGTGTGCTGGTATTTACAATGCTCCTGTAGCCTTATCAGCATATGCGAAGGTGTTTGAACAG GCAAATGCACTTGACAAGCTCGAAGCATTTACTAGCTTCAACGGACCAGATTTCTATGGGCTTCCCAGGAACAACTCAAAGATTAAGTTGAGCAAGACGCCATGGAAGGTGCCCGAATCCTTTTCCTATGCATCGGGAGATATCGTTCCCATGTTTGCTGGTGAAATGCTCGACTGGTTGCCCTCTCCTCTCtga